One Triticum dicoccoides isolate Atlit2015 ecotype Zavitan chromosome 3B, WEW_v2.0, whole genome shotgun sequence genomic window, CGGCCGTTTCGGTTATCCAGAGACCAGAGGACATGGCGTCAATCTCCAGAGCATCGTCCCTTGttgccatggccatcgtcgtcgtgCTCGCCTCCGTGGCCAGCGCCCAGGGCCCTGCCCCGGCACCCACCGCCAGTGATGGTTAGTATTTTCTTCCTCTCCTTGT contains:
- the LOC119281371 gene encoding arabinogalactan protein 16-like, yielding MASISRASSLVAMAIVVVLASVASAQGPAPAPTASDGTSVDQGIAYVLMFVALALTYLIHPLDAASAYRLL